In the genome of Paenibacillus pabuli, one region contains:
- the flhA gene encoding flagellar biosynthesis protein FlhA, translating into MKTKDIAVLAGIIGIVLMMILPIPTWLLDMLLVINISLALMILLVAMNSKEALQFSIFPALLLITTLFRLALNISTTKLILGQGNAGSVVATFGSWIAGGQIAIGFIVFLILVVVQFIVITKGSERVAEVAARFTLDAMPGKQMSIDADLNAGLINEQQARERRSKIEREADFYGAMDGASKFVKGDAIASIIILLINLIGGFIIGMTVHGLAFADALSTYSVLTIGDGLVSQIPALLISTAAGLIVTRASSEGNLADDITGQLFTYPTLLYIVAFVIAMLGFFTPIHVITTLPLAGLLAFSGWRMQNNLNQKQVAEEQMEEEQQIEEVRSPESVINLLQVDPIEFEFGYGLIPLADNQQGGDLLDRIIMIRRQCALELGLVVPVIRIRDNIQLRPNEYVIKIKGNVVGGGELLLNHYLAMSPGYDEESVTGIETTEPAFGLPALWIDEVTKDRAELAGYTVVDPPSVVATHLTELIKKHAHELLGRQETKALVDNLRENYAALVDELIPSVLSIGDIQKVLAKLLREKVSIRDMVTIFETLADYGTYTKDPDVLTEYVRQSLSRQITQQFSQKGETLRVITVGPGLEKKIAESVQQSDQGSYLALDPASTQSVYQKLTEQVNRLIQSGQQPVVLTSPTIRMYLRQVIERTMQDIPVLSYSELEPNVEIQSVGVVNL; encoded by the coding sequence TTGAAAACAAAAGATATAGCTGTCCTTGCGGGTATCATCGGCATCGTGTTGATGATGATTCTCCCGATCCCAACCTGGTTGTTGGACATGTTGCTTGTCATCAACATCTCACTTGCACTTATGATACTGCTTGTTGCAATGAACAGCAAAGAAGCACTGCAATTTTCCATCTTTCCTGCATTGTTGCTGATCACCACGTTGTTTCGATTAGCACTCAACATATCGACAACGAAACTGATTCTGGGACAAGGAAACGCAGGATCTGTTGTAGCCACCTTTGGTAGCTGGATAGCCGGTGGTCAGATTGCCATTGGATTTATTGTGTTTCTTATTCTCGTCGTTGTTCAATTCATCGTTATTACGAAGGGATCGGAGCGTGTAGCTGAAGTCGCAGCACGATTCACCCTCGATGCGATGCCTGGTAAACAGATGAGTATCGACGCGGACTTGAATGCTGGTCTGATCAACGAACAACAGGCACGTGAACGTCGTTCCAAAATTGAACGTGAAGCGGACTTTTACGGAGCCATGGATGGAGCCAGTAAGTTTGTAAAAGGGGACGCTATTGCGAGTATCATTATTCTCCTAATCAATCTAATTGGCGGATTCATCATCGGAATGACAGTACATGGTCTTGCCTTTGCTGATGCGCTGTCCACCTATTCCGTATTGACTATCGGGGATGGACTGGTAAGTCAGATTCCTGCACTCCTGATATCTACAGCAGCAGGCCTTATTGTAACAAGAGCATCATCGGAAGGGAATTTGGCCGATGACATTACGGGGCAATTGTTTACATACCCGACGCTCCTTTACATTGTAGCTTTTGTAATAGCAATGCTCGGGTTTTTCACTCCGATCCATGTAATTACAACGTTGCCTCTTGCAGGTTTGCTAGCTTTTTCGGGTTGGAGGATGCAGAACAATCTGAATCAGAAGCAAGTGGCCGAGGAGCAAATGGAAGAGGAGCAGCAGATCGAAGAAGTGAGAAGTCCAGAGAGTGTAATCAATCTTCTACAGGTGGACCCTATCGAGTTTGAATTTGGATACGGTTTGATCCCTCTTGCTGATAACCAGCAGGGCGGAGATTTATTGGATCGGATCATTATGATTCGGAGGCAATGTGCACTTGAACTGGGGTTAGTCGTCCCGGTTATCCGGATTCGGGACAATATTCAGTTAAGACCAAATGAATATGTCATCAAAATTAAGGGTAATGTTGTTGGCGGCGGAGAATTGCTGTTGAATCATTATCTGGCTATGAGTCCGGGTTATGATGAAGAATCTGTTACAGGGATCGAAACGACAGAACCGGCTTTTGGACTTCCAGCGTTATGGATTGATGAAGTAACCAAAGACAGAGCTGAACTTGCTGGATATACAGTTGTAGATCCTCCTTCAGTTGTAGCGACACATCTGACCGAATTGATTAAGAAACATGCGCATGAGTTGCTGGGCAGACAAGAAACGAAAGCGCTTGTGGATAATCTTAGAGAGAATTATGCTGCGCTCGTGGATGAACTTATCCCATCCGTTTTGTCTATCGGAGATATACAGAAAGTGCTCGCCAAGTTGTTGCGTGAGAAAGTATCCATTCGTGATATGGTTACAATTTTCGAGACATTGGCGGACTACGGAACGTATACCAAAGACCCTGATGTACTGACGGAATATGTGAGACAATCTCTCTCACGTCAGATTACTCAACAGTTCTCCCAAAAAGGAGAGACACTTAGAGTAATCACTGTTGGACCTGGTCTCGAGAAGAAAATTGCCGAGAGTGTACAGCAATCCGATCAAGGCAGCTACCTTGCATTGGATCCGGCTTCAACACAAAGCGTATATCAAAAATTAACTGAACAAGTCAATCGATTGATTCAGTCGGGCCAGCAGCCTGTCGTATTAACTTCTCCAACCATTCGTATGTATCTGCGTCAGGTGATCGAACGTACCATGCAGGATATACCAGTGCTTTCCTATAGCGAGCTGGAGCCGAATGTTGAAATTCAAAGTGTCGGGGTGGTGAATTTATGA